In Malaclemys terrapin pileata isolate rMalTer1 chromosome 11, rMalTer1.hap1, whole genome shotgun sequence, a single genomic region encodes these proteins:
- the GCG gene encoding pro-glucagon, with protein sequence MKMKSIYFVAGLLLMIIQGSWQNPLQDTEDKSRSFKASQTEPLDESRQLNEVKRHSQGTFTSDYSKYLDTRRAQDFVQWLMSTKRSGQPALDERENEKFLDQLSSNGLSRRHAEFERHAEGTYTSDITSYLEGQAAKEFIAWLVNGRGRRDFSEEANAVEELDRRHADGTFTSDINKILDDMAAKEFLKWLINTKVTQRDLLGEYQ encoded by the exons atgaaaatgaaaagcatTTATTTTGTGGCTGGATTGCTTTTAATGATCATTCAAGGCAGCTGGCAAAATCCTCTTCAAGACACAGAAGATAAATCCAG ATCATTCAAAGCTTCCCAGACTGAACCATTAGATGAATCTAGACAGCTGAATGAAGTAAAACGTCATTCACAAGGCACATTCACCAGTGATTACAGCAAGTACTTGGACACTAGACGAGCTCAGGATTTTGTGCAATGGTTAATGAGCACTAAAAGAAGCGG ACAACCGGCActggatgagagagagaatgaaaaattCCTGGACCAGCTATCAAG CAATGGACTCTCGAGACGTCATGCTGAATTTGAGAGGCACGCCGAGGGCACCTATACCAGTGACATCACCTCTTATTTGGAAGGTCAAGCTGCCAAAGAGTTCATTGCTTGGTTAGTGAACGGACGAGGAAGAAGAGA TTTCTCAGAAGAAGCTAATGCAGTTGAAGAACTGGACAGAAGACATGCAGATGGCACTTTTACCAGTGATATCAACAAAATCCTCGATGACATGGCTGCCAAAGAGTTCTTAAAATGGCTGATTAACACAAAAGTTACCCAGAG GGACCTTTTGGGGGAATACCAGTAA